One genomic region from Pseudochaenichthys georgianus chromosome 15, fPseGeo1.2, whole genome shotgun sequence encodes:
- the ppm1ba gene encoding protein phosphatase 1B encodes MGAFLDKPRTEKHNLHDEGNGLRYGLSSMQGWRVEMEDAHTAVLGLPAPGMTDWSFFAVYDGHAGSKVANYCSKHLLEHIMSASLGTQGGSTDDPPALAPPTVENIKTGIRTGFLKIDEHMRSFSDLRNGMDRSGSTAVGILMSPEHFFFVNCGDSRGVLYRNSNVCFSTLDHKPCNPRERERIQNAGGSVMIQRVNGSLAVSRALGDYDYKCVDGKGPTEQLVSPEPEVYEMVRAPEQDQFIVLACDGIWDVMTNEELCEFVKSRLEVSDDLERVCNEVVDTCLHKGSRDNMSVVLVCLPNAPKVSEEAVRKDAELNKYMESRVEEMLSRPGEEGFPDLVAVMRSLSTDIGMPPLPPGGGLASKRSVIEAVYNRLNPYREEDGNGAELEYHW; translated from the exons ATGGGAGCGTTCCTCGACAAACCCCGGACGGAGAAGCACAACTTGCACGACGAGGGCAACGGCCTGCGCTACGGGCTGAGCTCCATGCAGGGCTGGAGGGTGGAGATGGAGGACGCTCACACAGCCGTGCTCGGACTTCCTGCTCCTGGTATGACTGACTGGTCCTTTTTCGCCGTCTACGATGGTCACGCTGGCTCAAAGGTGGCCAACTACTGCTCCAAGCATCTTCTGGAACACATAATGAGTGCTAGCTTAGGGACCCAAGGCGGCTCCACCGATGACCCTCCAGCGTTGGCTCCTCCGACAGTAGAGAATATCAAAACTGGGATCCGGACAGGCTTCCTGAAGATTGACGAGCACATGCGCAGCTTTTCTGACCTTCGGAACGGCATGGACCGTAGCGGCTCCACAGCGGTAGGGATCCTCATGTCACCCGAGCATTTCTTCTTCGTCAACTGTGGCGATTCTCGGGGCGTTCTGTACCGCAACTCAAACGTGTGTTTCTCCACTCTCGACCACAAGCCGTGCAACCCCCGCGAGAGAGAGCGCATCCAGAACGCCGGCGGCTCGGTGATGATTCAGAGGGTTAACGGGTCCCTGGCTGTTTCAAGGGCCTTGGGGGACTATGACTACAAGTGTGTGGACGGGAAGGGCCCCACAGAGCAGCTGGTCAGCCCCGAACCTGAAGTCTATGAGATGGTTCGCGCCCCGGAACAGGATCAGTTTATCGTCCTGGCCTGTGACGGCATCTGGGACGTCATGACCAACGAGGAGCTCTGCGAGTTTGTCAAATCTCGGCTTGAGGTCTCCGACGACCTGGAAAGAGTCTGCAATGAAGTGGTGGACACCTGCCTGCACAAG GGGAGTCGGGATAACATGAGTGTTGTGTTGGTGTGTTTGCCCAACGCTCCCAAAGTGTCCGAGGAAGCTGTGAGGAAAGACGCTGAGCTCAACAAATATATGGAGTCTCGAGTGGAAG AGATGCTGTCTCGGCCCGGGGAGGAGGGCTTCCCTGACCTGGTGGCAGTGATGAGGAGCCTGTCCACCGACATCGGCATGCCCCCCCTTCCACCAGGGGGAGGCCTCGCCAGCAA ACGCAGTGTTATTGAAGCCGTATACAACCGTCTGAACCCATACAGGGAGGAAGATGGG